One region of Paucibacter aquatile genomic DNA includes:
- a CDS encoding alpha/beta fold hydrolase yields MLVRPALKPVNLLKRLSWTLGLATGLCLMTSPSVQAADAGPMRQRVGAHELSWECRGEGPRTVVLVAVMGLDVRATFKNTYRLFPTELGRICLYDRAGVGQSSPLSRARPLQALSDELAALAELRQWGELVLVAHSFGGLIVRSFAMDHPQRVRGLVLVDAVHESWLAQLPQVLSPNGWSTMERIIRWEKEQHSHEDFVEAVQSLQARGAPSAALRALPVTVLSRGLPHTQIRQTRMSYADVDAYNASWDLAQARLALDHVAPRRVRMTHASHFFDEQDPWLVVEEIEGLLKRLPPPAPR; encoded by the coding sequence ATGCTTGTTCGCCCAGCCCTGAAACCCGTCAATCTTTTGAAACGCCTCAGCTGGACGCTGGGCCTGGCCACGGGTCTCTGCCTGATGACGAGCCCGTCCGTGCAGGCGGCCGATGCGGGCCCGATGCGCCAGCGGGTGGGGGCGCATGAGCTTTCATGGGAATGCCGGGGTGAAGGCCCGCGAACCGTGGTGCTGGTGGCCGTTATGGGCCTGGACGTGCGCGCCACTTTCAAGAACACCTACCGCCTGTTTCCGACGGAGCTGGGGCGCATCTGCCTCTACGATCGTGCGGGTGTGGGCCAAAGCAGCCCGCTCAGCCGGGCCCGGCCATTGCAGGCCCTCAGCGATGAGCTGGCAGCTCTGGCTGAGCTGCGCCAGTGGGGTGAGCTGGTGCTGGTGGCGCACTCCTTCGGCGGGCTGATCGTGCGCTCATTCGCCATGGACCATCCACAGCGTGTGCGCGGCCTGGTGCTGGTCGATGCGGTCCATGAGTCCTGGTTGGCTCAGCTGCCCCAGGTGCTCAGCCCCAACGGGTGGTCCACCATGGAGCGCATCATCCGCTGGGAGAAGGAACAGCATTCGCATGAAGACTTTGTCGAAGCGGTGCAAAGCCTGCAAGCCCGTGGCGCGCCTTCGGCGGCCTTGCGGGCCTTGCCGGTGACCGTGCTCAGCCGCGGCTTGCCACACACCCAGATCCGCCAGACCCGCATGAGCTATGCCGATGTGGACGCCTACAACGCGAGCTGGGACCTGGCCCAGGCTCGGCTGGCTCTCGATCACGTGGCGCCGCGCCGTGTGCGCATGACCCATGCCTCGCATTTCTTCGACGAACAGGACCCTTGGCTGGTGGTCGAGGAGATTGAGGGCCTGCTGAAGCGTCTGCCGCCACCCGCGCCGCGCTGA
- a CDS encoding glycine zipper 2TM domain-containing protein — MQHTLAATLSPFQRKFNSRRARPEARPLQQLPALAEQSIAERSPAQNIAASALALGLSAVLFAGLPAEVRAQSLGPQANSSTLVRVISSTPNLERITETRQQCSYETQQVVQPPAASQAGMSGTGGAVLGALAGGLLASQIGKGNGKHVAIAAGSATGALIGKSMAEPSGSTASYPSYSQQQVQVCRPVSVQREQVRDYTVRYEHQGQEYQVQLPQQPGQWLKLNISHTVQPV; from the coding sequence ATGCAACACACCCTGGCCGCCACCCTCAGCCCCTTCCAGCGCAAGTTCAACAGCCGCCGCGCCCGCCCCGAGGCGCGCCCGCTGCAGCAGCTGCCGGCCCTGGCCGAGCAAAGCATCGCCGAACGCAGCCCGGCCCAGAACATCGCCGCCAGCGCCCTGGCCCTGGGCTTGAGCGCTGTGCTCTTCGCCGGCCTGCCGGCCGAGGTGCGCGCCCAATCCCTGGGCCCGCAGGCGAACAGCAGCACCCTGGTGCGGGTGATCTCGTCCACCCCGAATCTGGAGCGCATCACCGAGACGCGTCAGCAATGCAGCTATGAAACCCAGCAGGTGGTGCAGCCACCCGCGGCCAGCCAGGCCGGCATGAGCGGCACCGGCGGCGCGGTGCTCGGCGCCCTGGCCGGCGGTCTGCTGGCCAGCCAGATCGGCAAGGGCAATGGCAAGCATGTGGCCATCGCCGCCGGCAGCGCCACCGGCGCCCTGATCGGCAAAAGCATGGCCGAACCCTCAGGCTCGACGGCGAGCTATCCCAGCTACAGCCAGCAGCAGGTGCAGGTCTGCCGCCCGGTCAGCGTGCAGCGCGAGCAGGTGCGCGACTACACGGTGCGCTACGAGCACCAGGGTCAGGAGTACCAGGTTCAACTGCCTCAGCAACCGGGCCAATGGCTGAAGCTGAACATCAGCCACACCGTTCAGCCAGTGTGA
- a CDS encoding Crp/Fnr family transcriptional regulator: MTLTLTPYTDVIKDEMLREIARRGDVRAFPALSTLLREGDTTDAFYILLSGRVKVFGTDSKGREVVYNTMGPGEYFGELSLDGSARSASVQCLEPVKCVMVRGTDMREFLGQHPDFALHLIRHLIALLRRSTDSVKSLALDDVYSRLAKLLQEMAEPDVSGRLVVPHKLTQQDLAERVGASREMISRILQQLVKGGYIERQGRRMVLLKKLPPGW; this comes from the coding sequence ATGACATTGACACTGACGCCCTACACCGATGTGATCAAGGACGAAATGCTGCGTGAAATCGCCCGGCGCGGCGATGTGCGCGCCTTCCCGGCGCTCAGCACCCTGCTGCGCGAGGGGGACACCACCGATGCCTTCTATATCCTGCTCTCGGGCCGGGTGAAGGTCTTCGGCACCGACAGCAAGGGCCGCGAGGTGGTCTACAACACCATGGGCCCAGGGGAGTACTTTGGCGAGCTGAGCCTGGACGGCTCGGCCCGCTCGGCCTCGGTGCAATGCCTGGAGCCGGTCAAGTGCGTGATGGTGCGCGGCACCGATATGCGCGAGTTTCTGGGCCAGCACCCCGATTTCGCCCTGCATCTGATCCGTCACCTGATCGCCCTGCTGCGCCGCTCGACCGACAGCGTCAAGAGCCTGGCCCTGGACGATGTCTATTCCCGCCTGGCCAAGCTGCTGCAGGAAATGGCCGAGCCCGATGTCAGCGGCCGCCTGGTCGTGCCGCACAAGCTGACCCAGCAGGACCTGGCCGAGCGCGTCGGCGCCTCGCGCGAGATGATCAGCCGCATCCTGCAGCAGCTGGTCAAGGGCGGCTATATCGAGCGCCAGGGCCGGCGCATGGTCTTGCTGAAGAAGCTGCCGCCGGGCTGGTGA
- a CDS encoding ChaN family lipoprotein, protein MKALTLTLSLLLLALSGLHAAPAAAADAPATSARFILLGEVHDNAEQHRLRAAWLAELMKDGRRSTVVFEQIPAQRTPALANLPAEARHDAEALVELAQLDKKNWRWPLHKPLFEASLQAGAAVAGGNLSREELRPLMKGVSAETWPADLRRLLEQTPWGEAQQSAMIRAIDEGHCGALPAAMQAPMALAQRARDAAMARAMLAAREGGAERVVLIAGNGHVDRELGVPRYLEAAGVPASEIRAIGYLEQGQEGPGRFDSRVLTAPAEREDPCKSLRR, encoded by the coding sequence ATGAAAGCGCTGACCCTGACACTGAGCCTGCTACTGCTCGCACTGAGTGGGCTGCACGCCGCCCCTGCTGCCGCGGCGGACGCCCCGGCCACTTCGGCTCGCTTCATCCTGCTCGGCGAGGTGCATGACAACGCCGAGCAACACCGCCTGCGGGCGGCCTGGTTGGCCGAGTTGATGAAGGACGGGCGGCGCAGCACGGTCGTGTTCGAGCAAATCCCGGCCCAGCGCACGCCCGCCCTGGCCAACCTCCCGGCCGAAGCGCGCCACGATGCCGAGGCCCTGGTGGAGCTGGCCCAGTTGGACAAGAAGAACTGGCGCTGGCCGCTGCACAAGCCGCTGTTTGAAGCCAGCCTGCAGGCCGGCGCCGCAGTGGCCGGCGGCAACCTCAGCCGCGAGGAGCTGCGCCCGCTGATGAAGGGCGTGTCGGCCGAAACCTGGCCGGCCGATCTGCGCCGCCTGCTGGAGCAGACGCCCTGGGGCGAGGCCCAGCAAAGCGCCATGATCCGCGCCATCGACGAAGGCCATTGCGGCGCCCTGCCTGCGGCCATGCAAGCCCCGATGGCCCTGGCCCAGCGCGCCCGCGATGCAGCCATGGCCCGCGCCATGCTGGCCGCGCGCGAGGGCGGCGCCGAGCGCGTGGTCCTGATCGCCGGCAACGGCCATGTTGACCGCGAGCTCGGCGTGCCGCGCTATCTGGAAGCGGCCGGCGTGCCGGCGAGCGAGATCCGCGCCATCGGCTATCTGGAGCAAGGCCAGGAAGGCCCGGGCCGCTTCGACAGCCGCGTGCTGACCGCGCCGGCCGAACGCGAAGACCCCTGCAAATCGCTGCGGCGCTGA
- a CDS encoding GNAT family N-acetyltransferase codes for MHFIEPGMYPIRILTAADASAYRSLMLEAYEQAPDAFTATAAERRAEPESWWIRRIGSADGLATSLGAWQNEQLVGTVALEYSAKPKTRHAALVLGMYVQAAQRGQGLGLALMKAAVAAASSRPEILALNLTLTEGNEPALRLYRSVGFVTWGVQPQAIRIEAGLKGKVHMSLSLS; via the coding sequence ATGCATTTCATCGAGCCCGGCATGTACCCGATCCGCATCCTCACCGCCGCAGACGCCTCCGCCTACCGCAGCCTCATGCTCGAGGCCTACGAGCAAGCGCCGGATGCGTTCACGGCCACGGCGGCCGAGCGCCGCGCGGAACCCGAATCCTGGTGGATCCGGCGAATCGGCAGCGCTGACGGCCTGGCCACGAGCTTGGGGGCATGGCAAAACGAGCAGTTGGTCGGCACGGTGGCGCTTGAGTATTCGGCCAAGCCCAAGACACGGCACGCCGCGCTGGTGCTGGGCATGTATGTCCAGGCGGCGCAGCGGGGCCAGGGCTTGGGTCTGGCGCTGATGAAGGCGGCTGTGGCGGCGGCCTCGTCGCGACCTGAGATCCTGGCTTTGAACCTGACCCTGACCGAGGGCAATGAGCCGGCCCTTCGCCTGTATCGCTCGGTGGGCTTTGTCACCTGGGGTGTTCAGCCGCAGGCGATTCGCATCGAGGCGGGCCTCAAGGGCAAGGTGCACATGTCGCTGTCACTGTCCTGA